One Vicia villosa cultivar HV-30 ecotype Madison, WI linkage group LG5, Vvil1.0, whole genome shotgun sequence genomic window, CCCAATCTTCTTGAAAAGTTCAAAAGCTTTCTGATCATGTTCTTTGGTGAAATTTTCATCATttctttcaaactttttcttcagATCAAGAACCTTACGCCTTAGTTGACCCTTGTTTGCGTCAGCTCGAATAGAGTTCTTCACAAAATTGTAAAATGCTTGTGTGTTTTTCAAAGGATCATTTTTAGTTGAAATGAAATCAGCTAGACCTTTCAGAATGGCGAGTTCGTCTTCCTCGCTGAATAGTCTCTGAGCCGATATCTTTTTGATAGAGTCTCTTGCCGCTTCCTTCTCGTCACCGGAACCACGATGTTCAGTTTTGTTTGCTTTCTTCTTCAAACGCTTAGAAGAGTCAGAGTCAGTGTCGTTGTTATCAGTCGCACGCTTGGTTCTAGTGGTTTGAAACTCGATAGCACGCTTGGTTCCAGCTTTAGCCGGTGAAGGAGTGGTTAGAATCTTCAACGACTTCGATGCAAGTGGTTTGACAGGTGGAGTGGGTTCCGGTTCCGAATCAGAATCAGTTTCGGTTTTGGATTCAGAATCTGACCCAGATTCGGATTCAGAAGATGATGGTGGTTTAGGGTTTGAGTTTGAAGTAGCTGATGGAGGGTTTTTGGAAGCAAGAGGTGAAGGGTTTTTGGATTGAGGTACCTCAACTTCTTCTTCGGAAGAATCTTCCTCGGAGGAAGAGGCGGAGGGTGGTACTTTGAGGGGTGACGGAAGGTGTTTTGTTTTTGCCATGGAAAAGTTTCAGAAGAGTAAGGTTACGTTTCTGAGGAGTGGTTAGAGTGTTGAGTACCATGCTATTTTATACTACATACTCTTTTAGTTTTTAACTAGTTAAATATTAATTGATGAGtataaaaaatgattaattagAATTAGTATTGTAATTGTCaatgatatattaaaaaatataagtaCAATGTGATAAGttataaaatataatcaaaaaGGTTTTGAAACTGCAATAACTTCATGACATTCACACATTAGAATAGATGAAACTGCAAGGTAAATAAATGATAGAGAAAGGGTATGGGTAAAATAATGATACAATGATTTTGAAATAGTAGGATTGTAGTAAGAAATGTAGTGTTTGTCATATACGTCAGGGGCGGATGTATAGCCCAGCcagcccgggcacgcgcccgggctcaacccctcctttcgttgtatactcccccacttaatagtagatttttagacaataccaggggcaaaattaataatttttagacaaaatatagggcaaaattagtaaaaacagggggcaaattttttagacaaaatcaatggcaaattttttagacaaaatcaagggcaaaattagtagaaacaagttataaaattagtaaaaataaagtgtaaaatttttgcccaggctccctaaaatttctggctccgccactgatatACGTAGAAATTGAATATGTAATATAGAAATGCAGTAAAATTGCAACTTAAAAATGTAGCTGTTATAATATAGTTTTTGCAAATGCAGCCTATTAACCAGCTGAAATCGTGGAAAAATCATAATATAAAATGA contains:
- the LOC131605129 gene encoding probable transcription factor At1g61730, which gives rise to MAKTKHLPSPLKVPPSASSSEEDSSEEEVEVPQSKNPSPLASKNPPSATSNSNPKPPSSSESESGSDSESKTETDSDSEPEPTPPVKPLASKSLKILTTPSPAKAGTKRAIEFQTTRTKRATDNNDTDSDSSKRLKKKANKTEHRGSGDEKEAARDSIKKISAQRLFSEEDELAILKGLADFISTKNDPLKNTQAFYNFVKNSIRADANKGQLRRKVLDLKKKFERNDENFTKEHDQKAFELFKKIGFKKQRTPKKGLGSDSVSAKEVLVAKKEDAVKNVKNNLAFKEMSKFGDGLGLSLAVMEKGMELMGE